One bacterium DNA segment encodes these proteins:
- a CDS encoding HNH endonuclease, producing MKKVGELRCDVCDFSFTEKYGELGAGYIEAHHTVPVSSIRGKHKTRILDISLVCSNCHRMLHRSKPMKSIMELRRDITANQ from the coding sequence TTGCGTTGTGATGTTTGCGATTTCTCCTTTACAGAGAAGTATGGTGAGCTTGGCGCCGGCTACATAGAAGCACATCATACAGTTCCTGTCAGTTCAATTCGTGGAAAGCACAAGACGAGAATCTTGGATATTTCACTGGTTTGTTCAAACTGCCACCGAATGCTACACCGGTCAAAACCGATGAAGTCTATCATGGAATTGCGACGGGATATTACCGCAAATCAGTGA